One genomic window of Thioclava sp. GXIMD4216 includes the following:
- a CDS encoding Hint domain-containing protein — protein MLRSGIDTRPSLRQMVPVPQDGRTEGICAGTLILTELGWRTVESLQAGDAVMTFDHGYRPVRKIARGLSLAGGADCPDHGHVMHVPVAALGNHNPMVLQPDQHVMIESDLAEEAFGDPFVLVPAAALEGYRGISAAQSAQRLSVYTVQFADDEVIYVNGAGLVHCGGLSKIGLEQMIGDSLPSYISLPVLAARAVVDALKEADEQSALLA, from the coding sequence GTGCTGCGGTCTGGCATCGACACCCGCCCCAGTCTGCGACAGATGGTGCCGGTGCCGCAGGATGGCAGAACCGAAGGCATCTGTGCCGGAACGCTGATCCTGACAGAGCTGGGCTGGCGCACGGTGGAATCCCTGCAGGCCGGAGATGCGGTCATGACCTTCGATCACGGCTATCGCCCGGTGCGCAAGATCGCGCGGGGGCTGTCTCTGGCAGGGGGGGCGGACTGTCCGGATCACGGGCATGTCATGCATGTTCCGGTGGCGGCTCTGGGCAATCATAATCCGATGGTGCTGCAACCCGACCAGCATGTGATGATTGAAAGCGATCTGGCCGAAGAGGCGTTTGGCGACCCTTTCGTGCTGGTGCCTGCTGCCGCACTAGAGGGCTATCGCGGCATCAGTGCCGCGCAAAGCGCCCAGAGGCTGTCGGTCTATACGGTGCAATTTGCCGATGACGAGGTGATCTATGTCAACGGGGCGGGGCTTGTGCATTGTGGGGGGCTGTCCAAGATCGGGCTGGAGCAGATGATCGGGGACAGCCTGCCGTCCTACATCTCGCTGCCGGTGCTGGCGGCGCGCGCCGTGGTCGATGCGCTGAAGGAGGCGGACGAGCAATCCGCGCTTCTGGCCTGA
- a CDS encoding MerR family DNA-binding transcriptional regulator has product MENEVMTIREMCDAFEVTPRTLRFYESKELLFPIREGQKRLFTRRDRARLKLILRGKRFGFSLEDIRQLLDLYSVGDNQVTQLTETLKLARNRLEEMQQQRDDLVTAIDELSAEIESGENRLEARRAESSAA; this is encoded by the coding sequence ATGGAAAATGAAGTGATGACGATCCGCGAGATGTGCGACGCCTTCGAGGTGACCCCGCGCACATTGCGGTTCTACGAAAGTAAGGAACTCCTGTTCCCGATAAGAGAGGGTCAAAAGCGACTGTTCACCCGCCGCGACCGCGCGCGACTCAAGCTGATCTTGCGCGGCAAACGGTTCGGGTTCAGTCTCGAAGATATCCGCCAGCTTCTGGATCTTTACAGCGTTGGCGATAATCAGGTGACGCAGCTGACCGAAACGCTCAAACTGGCGCGCAACCGGCTTGAAGAAATGCAGCAGCAACGCGACGATCTTGTAACCGCTATTGACGAGCTGAGTGCAGAGATCGAGTCAGGGGAAAACCGGCTTGAGGCGCGTCGCGCCGAAAGTTCGGCCGCCTGA
- a CDS encoding glutathione S-transferase, protein MTAKLYCFGESGNAYKAALTMTLSGFDWEPVYVDFFNGETRRPEFRALNEMGECPVLDLEGEILAQSGVMQLRIAEQTGRFGGENRDEVLRWLFWDNHKGSSQFGALRFMMHFLPAEKRPHAAIDWLSGRVQAALQTLETHLSKSDWLVGGSASIADFACCAYLYYPEGFGYSAQTHPAIARWLDRIRALPGWAHPYDMMPGSPADRL, encoded by the coding sequence ATGACCGCAAAGCTCTATTGTTTCGGGGAATCCGGAAACGCCTATAAAGCCGCATTGACGATGACCCTTTCCGGTTTCGACTGGGAACCGGTCTATGTGGATTTCTTCAACGGCGAGACCCGTCGCCCCGAATTTCGCGCCCTGAACGAGATGGGCGAATGCCCCGTACTCGATCTGGAAGGCGAAATTCTGGCACAATCGGGGGTGATGCAGCTCCGCATTGCCGAACAGACCGGACGCTTCGGCGGCGAAAACCGCGACGAGGTGCTGCGCTGGCTGTTCTGGGATAACCACAAAGGCTCCAGCCAGTTCGGGGCGCTGCGCTTTATGATGCATTTCCTTCCGGCAGAAAAACGCCCGCATGCGGCCATCGACTGGCTGTCGGGGCGGGTGCAGGCCGCGCTTCAGACGCTGGAAACCCATCTGTCCAAATCGGACTGGCTGGTGGGCGGCAGCGCCTCCATCGCGGATTTCGCGTGCTGCGCCTATCTCTATTACCCCGAGGGCTTCGGCTATAGCGCCCAGACCCACCCCGCAATCGCGCGCTGGCTGGACCGGATCCGCGCCCTGCCCGGCTGGGCGCATCCCTATGACATGATGCCCGGATCTCCGGCAGACCGGCTGTAA
- a CDS encoding pyridoxine 5'-phosphate synthase, whose protein sequence is MSKKLRLGVNIDHVATIRNARGSSYPSPVRAAKLAEAAGADGITAHLREDRRHIRDSDIEALRAELSTPLNFEMAPTPEMQAIALRHIPHACCIVPEKREEVTTEGGLDVAADQARLTEYVKPLVDAGIRVSMFIGHEPAQIEASARIGAQVIELHTGHYCDMHFAGRFDERDAELEALAAGAAYAAELGLEVHAGHGLTYDTVSPVAAIKQIRELNIGHFLIAEAVFLGLRPAVEHMRHLMDAARG, encoded by the coding sequence ATGTCGAAGAAACTACGTCTTGGCGTGAATATCGATCACGTCGCTACAATCCGTAACGCGCGTGGATCGTCCTATCCCAGCCCGGTGCGGGCGGCGAAGCTGGCGGAAGCGGCGGGGGCCGACGGGATTACGGCACATCTGCGCGAAGACCGTCGCCACATCCGCGACAGTGATATCGAAGCTTTGCGGGCCGAACTGAGCACGCCGCTGAATTTCGAAATGGCCCCCACACCCGAGATGCAGGCGATCGCGCTGCGCCATATCCCGCATGCCTGCTGCATTGTGCCCGAAAAGCGCGAAGAGGTCACCACCGAGGGCGGGCTGGATGTGGCCGCGGATCAGGCGCGGCTGACGGAATATGTGAAGCCGCTGGTCGATGCGGGGATCCGTGTGTCGATGTTTATCGGCCACGAACCCGCCCAGATCGAGGCTTCGGCCCGCATCGGCGCGCAGGTGATCGAGCTGCATACGGGCCATTACTGCGATATGCATTTCGCGGGCCGCTTTGACGAACGCGATGCCGAGCTGGAGGCGCTGGCGGCAGGGGCGGCCTATGCGGCCGAGCTGGGCCTGGAGGTTCATGCTGGCCACGGGCTGACCTATGACACGGTTTCGCCGGTGGCCGCGATCAAGCAGATCCGCGAACTGAATATCGGTCATTTCCTTATTGCCGAAGCGGTGTTTCTCGGGCTACGTCCCGCCGTTGAACATATGCGCCACCTGATGGATGCGGCGCGCGGATAA
- a CDS encoding MerR family DNA-binding transcriptional regulator: MVRRMLNLKEMCAKFEVTPRTLRYYEYIELLAPTREGRKRFYGPREIARMTIILRGKRFGFSLEELRQWLEIYDTEGTEEQLRVFLDLSERQLATLEKQRAELDKTISELRNLREQALAMSQ; encoded by the coding sequence ATGGTAAGGCGAATGCTCAACCTAAAGGAAATGTGCGCAAAGTTCGAAGTCACCCCTCGGACCCTGCGATATTACGAATATATCGAATTGCTCGCCCCCACACGTGAGGGGCGAAAACGTTTTTATGGCCCAAGAGAAATCGCGCGGATGACGATCATTCTGCGCGGCAAAAGATTTGGCTTTTCTCTGGAGGAACTCCGCCAGTGGCTGGAGATCTACGACACCGAGGGCACGGAAGAACAATTACGCGTGTTTTTGGACCTGTCGGAACGGCAATTAGCCACATTAGAGAAACAACGCGCCGAATTGGACAAAACTATATCGGAATTGCGCAACTTGCGCGAACAAGCGCTTGCCATGAGCCAGTAA
- a CDS encoding ABZJ_00895 family protein, whose amino-acid sequence MNYLRYLACFVGVSVLASVLLAVLRTAGVPLSGAAFGAVPILVAAMVEGQGFARKYQRSPRAGEAWGFALKAFVLVALVELGLGTLAWFFLPGAQAGVSAGQLPLFLAIIFGLTFLLVVLISRFFFSTSAKNYLKAMEKKAQKLAKRQAKA is encoded by the coding sequence ATGAATTATCTACGTTACCTTGCCTGTTTTGTGGGCGTGTCGGTTCTGGCCTCGGTGCTGCTTGCGGTGCTTCGGACGGCTGGTGTGCCGCTTTCGGGGGCGGCTTTCGGTGCGGTGCCGATCCTGGTCGCCGCGATGGTCGAGGGGCAGGGCTTTGCGCGTAAATATCAGCGCAGTCCCCGTGCGGGCGAGGCGTGGGGTTTTGCACTGAAGGCCTTCGTTCTGGTGGCGCTTGTCGAACTGGGGCTGGGCACGCTGGCATGGTTTTTCCTGCCCGGGGCACAGGCGGGCGTTTCTGCTGGGCAACTGCCGTTGTTTCTGGCGATCATTTTCGGGCTGACGTTTCTGCTGGTGGTTCTCATCTCGCGCTTCTTCTTTAGCACCAGTGCGAAGAACTATCTGAAAGCGATGGAGAAAAAGGCGCAGAAGCTGGCCAAGAGACAGGCGAAGGCATGA
- a CDS encoding PaaI family thioesterase has protein sequence MKTRLSPEPVQVIKKRRDEALRQLVAAIPYINFLGVEFDRRGDELTAILPFKESLIGDASVPALHGGATAAFMEITAIVGLSWSTLWPDFETGKVALDGLPPTPKTIDITMDYLRPGLPRDAYARAKITRSGRRYASVFVEAWQDNRLRPIAQATGHFLMPEPADLAG, from the coding sequence ATGAAAACCCGTCTGTCTCCGGAACCTGTGCAGGTCATCAAGAAACGGCGCGACGAGGCGCTGCGGCAACTGGTGGCGGCGATCCCCTATATCAACTTCCTCGGGGTGGAATTCGACCGTCGTGGCGACGAGCTGACCGCGATCCTGCCGTTCAAGGAAAGCCTGATCGGCGATGCGTCGGTGCCAGCGCTGCATGGCGGGGCAACGGCGGCCTTCATGGAGATTACCGCGATTGTCGGTCTAAGCTGGTCCACCCTCTGGCCGGATTTCGAAACCGGAAAAGTGGCGCTGGACGGGCTGCCCCCCACGCCGAAGACCATCGATATCACGATGGATTATCTGCGTCCGGGCCTGCCGCGCGACGCCTATGCACGCGCCAAGATCACCCGTTCGGGGCGGCGGTATGCCAGTGTGTTTGTCGAAGCTTGGCAGGACAACCGCTTGCGGCCTATCGCGCAGGCGACGGGACATTTCCTGATGCCCGAACCGGCTGATCTGGCCGGCTAA
- the rpoZ gene encoding DNA-directed RNA polymerase subunit omega: protein MARVTVEDCVDKVPNRFELVMLAAHRAREIAAGSALTVDRDNDKNPVCALREIADETQSADDLRERLIEANQTQIEVDEPEDDQMAQLMAGEPASADKPADDDMNEERMLRALMEAQGRE from the coding sequence ATGGCCCGCGTGACGGTTGAAGATTGCGTTGACAAAGTCCCGAACCGTTTCGAACTGGTGATGCTTGCTGCCCATCGTGCACGCGAGATCGCCGCCGGTTCTGCCCTGACGGTTGATCGTGACAACGACAAAAATCCGGTTTGTGCGCTGCGTGAAATCGCGGATGAGACCCAATCCGCAGACGATCTGCGCGAACGTCTTATCGAGGCGAACCAGACCCAGATCGAAGTCGATGAACCCGAAGACGATCAGATGGCCCAGCTTATGGCAGGCGAGCCCGCCTCTGCCGACAAGCCGGCTGATGACGACATGAACGAAGAGCGGATGCTGCGCGCGCTGATGGAAGCGCAGGGCCGCGAATAA
- a CDS encoding DUF2062 domain-containing protein, whose amino-acid sequence MFKRREKKPILIAARDALWPRTGWSRAFQYVKHRINRLPDRPQRIARGIAAGVFISFTPFFGLHFFGAAAIAWLLRGNMIASILGTFFGNPLTFPIIAVFSTQFGRLILGQDRPRQALGQGGSILTPDPQAASTLGEVFARAGHDLVHNFWALFTPARPEWGGLHQFFSDVWLPYLVGGLLPGLIAAVVMYYVTLPFISAYQNRRRAKLKERLEQARAKLAARSRERSERRVAGRTNDTAAKHEG is encoded by the coding sequence GTGTTCAAGCGGCGTGAGAAAAAACCGATCCTGATCGCCGCGCGGGATGCTTTGTGGCCGCGCACGGGATGGTCCCGTGCGTTCCAGTATGTCAAGCACCGCATAAACCGTCTTCCCGACCGTCCCCAGCGCATTGCCCGCGGGATTGCGGCAGGTGTTTTCATCTCGTTTACGCCGTTTTTCGGGCTGCATTTCTTTGGGGCGGCTGCCATTGCGTGGCTGCTGCGCGGCAATATGATCGCCTCCATTCTGGGGACGTTTTTCGGCAATCCTCTGACCTTCCCGATCATCGCGGTTTTCTCGACGCAATTCGGGCGGCTGATTCTCGGGCAGGACCGTCCGCGTCAGGCTTTGGGGCAGGGCGGCTCTATCCTGACCCCCGATCCACAGGCGGCCAGCACGCTGGGCGAGGTTTTCGCGAGGGCAGGCCATGATCTGGTGCATAACTTCTGGGCGCTGTTTACACCTGCGCGACCGGAATGGGGCGGGTTGCACCAGTTTTTCTCCGATGTCTGGCTGCCCTATCTGGTTGGCGGGCTGTTGCCGGGGCTGATTGCGGCGGTGGTCATGTATTACGTCACCCTGCCGTTTATTTCGGCCTATCAGAACCGCCGCCGCGCCAAGCTGAAAGAACGCCTTGAGCAGGCGCGTGCGAAACTGGCGGCGCGCTCGCGCGAACGCAGTGAACGGCGTGTCGCAGGGCGCACGAATGACACGGCTGCCAAGCACGAGGGCTGA
- a CDS encoding YqaA family protein, giving the protein MFDLSASLTGLFFSGLLAATPIPAQSEIVFVAMQTAQAAPIGLMILIAGIGNTLGALITYYIGRQVNRWRDRKWFPASQKQLDRGHRWFDRWGLWILFLSWAPGGDLICLIAGILRMSLWLYLPIVFLAKTGRYAAVAWITAQAMQIVN; this is encoded by the coding sequence ATGTTCGACCTATCCGCCTCCCTGACCGGCCTGTTCTTCTCCGGACTTCTGGCGGCCACTCCGATCCCCGCGCAATCCGAAATCGTGTTTGTGGCAATGCAGACCGCGCAGGCGGCACCTATCGGATTAATGATCCTGATCGCAGGGATCGGCAACACGCTCGGCGCCCTGATCACCTATTACATAGGGCGGCAGGTCAACCGCTGGCGTGACCGCAAATGGTTTCCCGCCAGCCAGAAGCAGCTTGACCGCGGCCATCGCTGGTTCGACCGTTGGGGCCTATGGATCCTGTTTCTTAGCTGGGCCCCGGGTGGAGACCTGATCTGCCTGATCGCAGGCATCCTGCGGATGTCGCTCTGGCTTTATCTGCCCATCGTCTTTCTGGCAAAAACCGGCCGCTATGCCGCCGTGGCGTGGATCACCGCGCAAGCCATGCAGATCGTCAACTAA
- a CDS encoding MATE family efflux transporter has protein sequence MPASPITNRRVLSIAVPVVISNVTVPLLGLVDTAVVGQIGQAAPIGAVGVGAVILSSLYWIFGFLRMGTTGLVAQAHGRGDAVETAAGLLRALLLALVAGGGLWIGQQALFDLAFRLAPASAEVESLARTYLSIRIWGAPATIGLYGLIGWLIALERTRTVLMIQIVMNALNVVLDLAFVLGLGWGIKGVATASLISEILGAGLGLWFARAAFLPAACALGRLFDRAELGRLVRVNTDIMIRSVLLQASFTTFLFISAGRGDVALAANQVLLQFLQITSFALDGFAFAAESLVGQAVGAGSVARLRRAGWLNGLWSFGFAVLLGVVFALLGPQIINLMARAEEVRALAKHYLPWMMVMPLASFGSYILDGIFIGATQTRAMRNAMIVSVAVYVAALFLMVPLWGNHGLWAALMVLNLLRALSLGALYPRLEARIV, from the coding sequence ATGCCGGCTTCGCCCATCACCAACCGCCGTGTCTTGTCCATCGCCGTTCCGGTGGTGATTTCCAATGTGACGGTGCCTTTGCTGGGCCTCGTGGATACGGCGGTTGTCGGGCAGATCGGGCAGGCCGCGCCCATCGGTGCCGTGGGGGTGGGGGCGGTGATCCTGTCGTCGCTCTACTGGATCTTCGGGTTTTTGCGCATGGGTACGACAGGGCTTGTGGCGCAGGCGCATGGGCGGGGGGATGCGGTGGAAACCGCAGCCGGTCTTCTGCGGGCGCTGTTGCTGGCGCTTGTTGCGGGGGGCGGGCTCTGGATCGGGCAGCAGGCGCTGTTCGATCTGGCGTTCCGCCTTGCACCGGCCAGCGCCGAGGTCGAAAGCCTTGCCCGCACCTACCTGTCGATCCGCATCTGGGGCGCGCCTGCGACAATCGGGCTTTACGGGCTGATCGGCTGGTTGATCGCACTAGAACGCACGCGCACCGTTCTTATGATTCAGATTGTGATGAACGCGCTCAATGTGGTGCTGGATCTGGCGTTTGTTCTGGGGCTGGGCTGGGGGATCAAGGGCGTGGCCACGGCCAGCCTGATCTCCGAGATATTGGGCGCGGGGCTGGGTCTGTGGTTTGCGCGCGCAGCCTTCCTTCCCGCAGCCTGTGCGTTGGGCCGTCTGTTTGACCGTGCCGAACTGGGACGGCTGGTGCGGGTCAATACCGATATCATGATCCGCTCGGTTCTGCTGCAGGCCAGTTTCACCACCTTCCTGTTCATTTCGGCGGGGCGCGGGGATGTGGCTCTGGCGGCCAATCAGGTGCTGCTGCAATTCCTGCAGATCACCTCTTTCGCGCTGGACGGTTTTGCCTTCGCGGCAGAAAGCCTTGTGGGGCAGGCCGTCGGGGCGGGGTCGGTGGCGCGGCTACGACGGGCAGGTTGGCTGAACGGGCTCTGGAGCTTTGGTTTCGCCGTCCTTCTGGGGGTGGTCTTTGCCCTGCTCGGACCGCAGATCATCAATCTGATGGCGCGGGCCGAAGAGGTGCGTGCGCTCGCAAAACACTATCTGCCGTGGATGATGGTCATGCCGCTGGCCAGCTTCGGCAGCTATATTCTGGATGGCATTTTTATCGGGGCCACACAGACCCGTGCCATGCGGAATGCGATGATTGTCTCTGTTGCCGTTTATGTGGCGGCGCTGTTCCTGATGGTGCCGCTTTGGGGCAATCATGGCCTCTGGGCGGCATTGATGGTGCTGAACCTGCTGCGTGCGCTCAGCCTCGGGGCGCTTTATCCCCGTCTTGAAGCGCGTATCGTTTAG
- the folK gene encoding 2-amino-4-hydroxy-6-hydroxymethyldihydropteridine diphosphokinase, which produces MDSNTIIIAFGANMTSTLGSPSDAIREAFKRLCVASFRPVAMSRFYRSAAYPAGSGPDFVNACGLFRASGSPTDILYLLHEIESGLGRVRHGRWMPRVIDIDLIDCGNIIHPSEVTLRHWRDLPFEEQQKATPEQLILPHPRLEDRGFVLIPMREIVPNWVHPLTGQTLEQLVEALPESQIAELSPLVADDLRE; this is translated from the coding sequence ATGGATAGTAACACGATTATCATCGCCTTCGGGGCCAATATGACATCCACTTTGGGTAGCCCATCTGATGCAATCAGGGAAGCCTTCAAACGGCTCTGCGTTGCGTCATTTCGTCCCGTGGCGATGTCTCGCTTTTATCGGTCGGCGGCCTATCCGGCGGGCAGCGGGCCGGATTTTGTCAACGCCTGTGGACTGTTCCGCGCTTCCGGCAGTCCTACTGACATATTGTATTTACTGCATGAAATCGAAAGCGGTCTTGGCCGTGTGCGGCACGGGCGCTGGATGCCGCGGGTGATCGATATCGACCTGATTGATTGCGGTAACATCATTCATCCGTCCGAGGTGACGTTGCGTCACTGGCGGGATTTGCCCTTCGAAGAGCAGCAAAAAGCCACTCCGGAGCAGTTGATTCTGCCGCATCCGAGGCTTGAGGATCGGGGATTCGTGCTGATTCCCATGCGGGAGATCGTCCCGAACTGGGTGCATCCGCTGACCGGACAGACACTGGAACAGCTTGTCGAGGCGCTTCCAGAATCACAAATTGCCGAGCTTTCCCCGCTTGTGGCCGACGATCTGCGCGAATGA
- a CDS encoding bifunctional (p)ppGpp synthetase/guanosine-3',5'-bis(diphosphate) 3'-pyrophosphohydrolase produces MIEVEDLIALVRNYNPHTDDGLIRNAYAYGLKMHEGQFRRSGEPYFTHPVAVAAILTEMRLDDATIVTALLHDTIEDTRASYAEVAGLFGEPIAELVDGVTKLTNLQLSSSETKQAENFRKLFMAMSKDLRVILVKLADRLHNMRTIKSMKPEKQAQKARETMEIYAPLAGRMGMQWMREELEDLAFKVLNPEARTSIIRRFVGLQKETGDVIPKISGDIRLLLEEAKIDADVFGRAKRPYSIWRKMEEKQLAFSRLSDIYGFRVITKTEAECYRVLGLIHHRWRAVPGRFKDYISQPKTNGYRSIHTTVSGRDGKRVEVQIRTRQMHEVAESGVAAHWAYKDGERSSNPFAVDPAQWITTLTERFGEGDHEEFLENVKLEMYSDQVFCFTPKGDVVKLPKGATPIDFAYAIHTRIGNSCVGAKVDGIRVPLWTRLKNGQSVQVITASGQRPQATWLDIVGTGRARAAIRKSLREEDRTRFVKLGAELARVAFEHVGRKVTDKALRTAARSLGLTDETEVLARLGSAEIASGDVIGVLYPELVHRREETVEPTRAVIGLGADQSFTRAGCCQPLPGERIVGITYRGRGVVIHSIDCPALEDVESEPERWVDLHWQGGQHPPVYTASLKVTISNDAGVLGHICTLVGQQRANISDLNFVDRKPDFYSLIIEVELRDMEHLHRLLTALEAETDVAQVERWRDLSRKP; encoded by the coding sequence ATGATCGAAGTCGAAGACCTGATCGCGCTCGTTCGCAACTACAACCCGCATACCGATGACGGGTTGATCCGTAACGCTTATGCTTACGGGCTGAAGATGCATGAAGGGCAGTTCCGCCGCTCGGGCGAGCCCTATTTCACGCATCCTGTCGCCGTTGCCGCGATCCTGACCGAGATGCGTCTGGATGATGCGACGATTGTCACGGCGCTTTTGCATGACACGATCGAAGACACCCGTGCCTCCTATGCCGAGGTCGCGGGGCTTTTCGGGGAACCTATCGCCGAGCTGGTCGATGGTGTGACCAAGCTGACCAACCTGCAACTGTCTTCTTCCGAGACCAAACAGGCGGAAAATTTCCGCAAGCTGTTTATGGCGATGTCGAAGGATCTGCGGGTTATTCTGGTGAAGCTGGCGGACCGTCTGCATAACATGCGCACGATCAAGTCGATGAAGCCGGAAAAGCAGGCCCAGAAAGCCCGCGAAACCATGGAGATCTATGCGCCGCTTGCGGGCCGCATGGGGATGCAGTGGATGCGCGAGGAGCTGGAGGATCTGGCCTTCAAGGTGCTCAACCCCGAGGCGCGCACCTCGATCATCCGCCGCTTTGTCGGGCTGCAGAAAGAGACGGGGGATGTGATCCCCAAGATCTCGGGCGATATCCGTCTGCTGCTGGAAGAGGCCAAGATTGACGCCGATGTGTTCGGTCGGGCCAAGCGTCCCTATTCCATCTGGCGCAAGATGGAAGAGAAGCAGCTGGCCTTCTCGCGCCTGTCCGACATCTACGGGTTCCGCGTGATCACCAAGACCGAGGCCGAATGCTACCGTGTGCTGGGGCTGATCCACCACCGCTGGCGCGCCGTTCCGGGCCGGTTCAAGGATTACATCAGCCAGCCGAAAACCAACGGCTACCGCTCGATCCATACCACGGTGTCGGGCCGTGATGGCAAGCGCGTCGAGGTGCAGATCCGCACCCGCCAGATGCATGAGGTCGCCGAATCGGGGGTGGCCGCGCATTGGGCCTATAAGGATGGCGAGCGGTCCTCGAACCCCTTCGCGGTTGATCCGGCACAATGGATCACCACGCTGACCGAACGCTTCGGGGAGGGGGATCACGAGGAATTCCTCGAGAATGTCAAACTCGAGATGTATTCCGATCAGGTCTTCTGTTTCACGCCCAAAGGCGATGTCGTGAAGCTGCCCAAAGGGGCGACGCCGATCGATTTTGCCTATGCGATCCACACGCGGATCGGCAATTCCTGCGTCGGGGCGAAGGTGGATGGTATCCGTGTGCCGCTCTGGACAAGGCTCAAAAATGGTCAGTCCGTTCAGGTGATTACCGCTTCGGGGCAACGGCCTCAGGCGACGTGGCTAGATATCGTGGGCACCGGTCGGGCGCGTGCGGCTATCCGCAAGTCGCTGCGCGAGGAAGACCGGACACGCTTTGTCAAACTGGGGGCCGAGCTTGCGCGTGTGGCCTTTGAACATGTCGGTCGTAAAGTCACCGATAAGGCGCTGCGCACGGCGGCACGGTCGCTCGGGCTGACCGACGAGACCGAGGTTCTGGCCCGTCTGGGTTCGGCCGAGATTGCCTCGGGCGATGTGATTGGCGTGCTCTATCCCGAGCTTGTGCACCGTCGTGAAGAAACGGTCGAACCGACGCGTGCCGTGATCGGGCTCGGGGCCGACCAGAGCTTTACCCGTGCGGGGTGCTGTCAGCCACTGCCGGGCGAGCGGATCGTGGGGATTACCTATCGCGGTCGCGGGGTCGTGATCCATTCGATCGACTGCCCCGCTTTGGAAGATGTTGAAAGCGAACCCGAACGCTGGGTCGATCTGCATTGGCAGGGGGGGCAACATCCGCCGGTCTATACGGCCTCGCTGAAGGTCACGATTTCCAATGACGCAGGGGTGCTTGGCCATATCTGCACGCTGGTTGGCCAGCAGAGGGCGAATATTTCCGATCTGAATTTTGTTGATCGGAAACCGGACTTTTACTCTTTGATTATAGAGGTGGAGTTGCGGGATATGGAACATCTGCACCGCCTGTTGACCGCGCTTGAAGCGGAAACAGATGTGGCACAGGTGGAACGTTGGCGCGATTTATCGCGCAAACCGTGA
- a CDS encoding PaaI family thioesterase: MKVVDVSSGKARMVLPYNEKLIGDPETGVIHGGAVSVLMDTCCATAVMAHPSQPRSTATLDLRIDYMRPAKPGQSIVASAEVYHISRSIAFVRAVAHDESDASGGVPVAQATAAFTVYLPEEAKA; encoded by the coding sequence ATGAAAGTCGTCGATGTGTCCTCGGGTAAGGCCCGTATGGTCTTGCCATATAACGAAAAGTTGATAGGAGATCCCGAAACCGGCGTCATTCATGGCGGGGCTGTTTCGGTGTTGATGGACACCTGCTGTGCCACGGCTGTCATGGCGCATCCCTCGCAGCCCCGAAGCACCGCAACGCTGGATCTGCGGATCGACTATATGCGTCCGGCCAAGCCGGGACAGAGCATTGTTGCCTCTGCAGAGGTCTATCATATCTCGCGCAGCATCGCCTTCGTGCGGGCCGTGGCGCATGATGAAAGCGACGCGTCGGGCGGTGTGCCGGTGGCGCAGGCCACGGCCGCCTTTACCGTCTATCTGCCCGAGGAGGCCAAAGCATGA
- a CDS encoding NYN domain-containing protein, giving the protein MFYKDERLALFIDGSNLYAAAKSLGFDIDYKLLRQEFERRGKLVRAFYYTALLENEEYSPIRPLVDWLHYNGYAMVTKPAKEYTDSMGRRKVKGNMDIELAVNAMELAPRLDHAVLFSGDGDFRPLVEALQRQGVRVSVVSTIRSQPPMIADELRRQADNFIELDALRDVVGRPPRDPREEDSN; this is encoded by the coding sequence ATGTTCTACAAAGACGAACGGCTTGCGCTGTTCATTGACGGCTCGAACCTCTACGCAGCGGCAAAGTCGCTCGGGTTCGATATCGACTACAAGCTGTTGCGTCAGGAATTTGAACGCCGCGGCAAGCTTGTTCGGGCCTTCTATTATACCGCGCTGCTCGAGAACGAAGAATATTCCCCGATCCGTCCGCTGGTCGACTGGCTGCATTACAACGGGTATGCGATGGTCACCAAGCCGGCCAAGGAATACACCGATTCCATGGGCCGTCGGAAGGTGAAGGGCAACATGGATATCGAACTGGCCGTCAATGCGATGGAGCTTGCTCCGCGTCTTGATCACGCGGTCCTGTTCTCCGGCGATGGCGATTTCCGGCCCCTGGTCGAGGCGCTGCAACGCCAAGGCGTGCGCGTATCGGTCGTGTCCACGATCCGCTCGCAGCCGCCGATGATCGCGGACGAACTGCGCCGCCAAGCCGACAATTTCATCGAGCTTGACGCCCTGCGTGACGTCGTTGGCCGTCCCCCGCGCGACCCGCGCGAAGAAGACTCAAACTGA